The genomic stretch TTGGTAATTGTGGCAAGCAACCATTAAAAATGTTTGACCCCATAAGAGGGAATTACTTGGTTGACCTCAAAAGGATTATTCTAGGCACAcggtataaaataaaaataaaaaatttgcgtGACTCACGAGCTACAGCCCTTCTAATTTCGTAAGCAAATGGGAACAAAATGAAACATTCACTTCCACctacacaaaaaataaagattacAATCTCGCAAAGTATGAACCAACCCTCTCTACTAATTCGCCGGATTGACTCACTTCTGATTtgggtgggaaaaaaaaaaaattccgtggTGATTGAGTATGTGAAAATAGTTCGACCAAGAACAAAGATCTTCGTAAGCTTCAAAGAGGGATTTTATTCTCTCAAACTAGATAGATCTGGGAGTTCCTTACATGTATTAGATTTGTGCTCTTTCAACATTTCGATGTTGGTGTCTTTGCACGGCGACAGTGATGAGGACATTAAATCTAGGCGCGCATCGCAAGCCGTTGCAAATGGAGTGAGAGATTTCGATGTGTGCTCATCATTGAATCTAATTATCGGCTGCCGAAGTTtaaatgtgacatatttattctAGAGGGATGAGAGTATGCTCCTAGCGACAAATTATGCATTGTTGTTTGTTTTCTggctttttgttttgttcataAGTTGTTTGGAATTTGCTAAACTTGAAAGTTGTAACTCTTGAACTATTATTATAACAAGAATGACATCTTTCTttcgatcaaaaaaatatatgaaaatagtaAGTGTTCAAAAATTCGAGATGAGCAGTTTCGAAAAGTGTCTTTgcctctttagatttaggaatttcacttttttgattttatgcATTAATTTTTCGTTCGGCGAACTAAACGGGTGAAAGTTCGGGAAACtaattcttgaaaaatattcccACCCAAATAAATGCACATTAACATTCATCTGTAATGTGAAGTTGCAGATGGTTCAAGGCGATCAAGGAGTCAGATGGGAACGGATCAGGCATGTGGTGGGCTTTCAATGGGTGCAGCGTGCAAAGCGGAAAGCTACCAAAGAAGGCTGTTCTTCACTTGCATCCATGAATGcccccatcccatcccatccatGGTCTGGTCTGCCTTATAGTGTTAACAAACACTGGAAGAACCCTTTCGGAAATGGAGTGGACGTGCACGCGAACGGGACAGAACTCGACTCTGATACCATGTCAGAAAGCTGATGAGTGGAGGCAGAcgatatacatacatatatatttatagCGCATATAAGATCTTATTGTCAATCAATTTGAGATATTGCAACACAGTTTAATCGTGAAATTTGGAACGGAGatcaaataaaatagaataggaaGAACAAGAACTGAGTGAATAATGGAGGGTTGGGATTTGACTGGTGGTGTGGCCGCTGGTGTATGGCATTGTGCAGGCCCCTGTCACAATAATGTccacactttgctttttctttcctgATCATGAGACTGATCAGAGTTTGGTCCCATTGACATTAATTGATCCAAATTATTTGACTGCGACTGGTCGGGTCTTTGGTTGTCTTCTCCACCATTGGGATTTGGATCGGGATCGTTGAGGAATCTCCCATCAACTCAGTGTGCACATACATCCACTATTTTTTGTAGCATTGTCATAAGGTTTACTTCCACGTGACATGTTCGTGTGATATTATCGAACCGATTGAGTAATTTCGATTTAAGAACACGATTATTTACGATTAATGCGGCGCAAAGCAAAGGAGAATGTTTGATTGAGTGACATATCATGCCGACACATCTTTAGATAATTTGCAACCATGCGAAACCGTCTGGTCGAAGAGCTATTTTATGAGCATGTCGAGGttacgaaagaaaaaaataaatgataggTATGTTGTGATTTCTTGAGAGTGGCGATCGAATTTGGCTTGCGTGGGATGCACATCTCTCTTGCTAAGGATCGTTGGTAACCCCACTAGCCACTGCATGTTGCCCTCAACAGCACCATTGATGGTCCCTTTTTGGAATTCTCAGCACGACCATAGTTAAATCATTCACCTTAATTAACTCGAAATTAACCGTTTTGTAGGCATTGGTCTTTAAAAAAAgactactctttttttttttaatgatctcGTGGCAATGTGCTATTTTCTTAAGAAGAGTAATCAGGTTGAATAGCTTGCAAAggtatttcatgaaaaaaaaaacttcatgtGAAAAATAGATGACGACGAATCATTATTTGAATGGGTCATGTATTCATACGCCCTTCATGTTTCGACAAGCGTAATTATTTCGGGAAAGCAAATGACAAATCTTTACCTTATAAAATAAGTTTTGTGAAAGTTGATATCTATCGTAACATGACTTTTCAGTGATTTTATCACATGATAAATAGGACGACAATCCAAAACGTTCCATCAAAACTTTATCATGCTATTTCATAGAACGTCTAAAGAttctaaattttaattaaatcattCGATTTTTTCTTTGTAGAACCCAGCCCAATCGTTACGATCACATCTAGaacttcaatatatatatatatatattttttttgggcgtGTTTGGCGACACTTCTGCTGTTAAGTTACTGACTTTCAGTTGCACACAAGTTAGGTCTCCAACAATTACCCTATAATTAGGGTTATAGCACTGACTAATAACAGTACGAAAATACTTTGCTTAACAGTAATAGAAATACTGAACCGGACGTACGCGCCCGCGTGAGTACACGTGGGCACCATCCATTGGCCAGCGCCGAAAACAGCACGAGTTCGCTAAAAGCCTCCGTTCCCACAACCAACTCGATGAAACCGAAAAGGAAAAGCGCTTAGCTGGCCATGGACCGATCGGACGGCCAGAATTCATTGACAGCGAAACATTTTGCGTACGTGGATTCACACTGTATTCGAGCTCCTCCCCTCTTTAAAAATTGCTCCAATCATTGAATCTCCCTctactctctcctctctctctctctctctcaatttgctCAGTGTTCGGAAATTGTGTAAACGAAGCATccacaagctctctctctctctctctctctgactccCTTGTTCGCTCGCTCGTTCGATCGGGGATTCTGGGATTTCGGGGAAGTTAAGAGTAAGAAATCGCTCGTGTTGGGGGGCACGCGAagcttcgatttttcttttgaaatggtTGTGATGTGTTGCGAAGCTTTCGTCGCTGAAGAAGAGACGATTGAAGAAGGCGAgtgggagaaagagagataacGGGGGAAGGAAGTTTTGATTCGCGAAGCAGACGAGCGGTTGGGATTTGGGAAAGAAGCGCCGGCGGGGGTCTCTTCCAATTTGCTTCTGCTGGTAATTTCGATCGTGAGCTCAATTTGGGTCTGATTCTAGTTGGTATTGCTGCTTCTGGATTGAGGGTAGTCGGGGAAATGGAGGTTTTTGTTTTCTCGTTTTAGCTTCGGATTGATTGATCATGAACATGGAACCACGAAGTAGATGGTTTCATTGGCATGAACGCGTTTCTGAACTTTATGCAATGCGGAAAGCATAAAACTTTTTCTTCGtagagcttttctttttcccctctctttattctcaagaaaaatatgtTCTTTCCCCGAGTTAGCAGCTCTGGTCAGATCGTTGAGATTGATTTCAGATGTGTTAGTATACCTGTTGGTAACAATTCTATgttcttcttttgaaaattacgaTGTGACTCGGTTTCATTGCTGTTTGGCAGTTTATGCGATCAATTTTTGacatgaaaagaaaacattttgggAACTTTAATGGGACAAGTTTCGTCTAATCATCTTTTCTGAGGCTCCATCTTTGATGCTGCTGAAGAATAGTCTCCAAATTAGCAGTAGTGACTAATATTGATTAAATTTCATGGTGGTGTGTTTCTTAACTAATTTTTACATTGATCACAGGGTTTTTAACCATGTCCGCAACCATAGTAAGTGACCCTTTGGTGATCTCAACCCCGGAGGCTCAACCATCTGCCATACTCGGGGGCACAGCTCAAATTGATGTGGAATCCGCCATATGTGACTGCTGTGGGTTGACAGAAGAATGCACACCTGCGTACATCGAACGCATCCGAGAGCGATATCACGGTAAATGGATATGCGGGCTCTGCGCGGAGGCCATAAAAGATGAAATTGTAAGAACAGAGAGGCTTGTTAGTACTGAAGAGGCCATGACCAGGCATATGAACTTCTGCAAGAAGTTCAAGTCATCAGAGCCACCTCCAGATCCTACAGTACACTTGATATCTGCCATGAGACATCTTCTAAGGCGGAGTTTGGAATCGAGATCCCCCCCTAGCAGCCCGATGAGGAAAGAGACGCGAATGCCTCGCACGCCGCTGACTCGGTCAGAAAGCTGCTTTTCGACTCTAACTGGCTGATTGGGACATGCAGAATGGAAACAGGAAATAGGTGAAAGCGGTGCATCAAGCGTTGCATCTAGtacaaaataatggaaaaagaaaagaatcgaGGATAGATGCTTGTTACAGAAGCTGGTATCATGAAATACGGAAGTTCTCTTTGTTATTGGAAATCTAATTTCTCTTTAGAAGATTTTGGCATCTGGGTCTCATTTATCTTCTCCCTTATTTTTGTTGATAACTTGATATTGGATTGTTCCGATGCTTATCTGGTCAAATCAAAGGAAACATTAGGAAATTGGAATGATAAGATGCTTGATACCGAAAATTCAAGGAAAGGACTTATCTTTGCTTCACTTTTCGGCCGAATCTTTTTGCAAGTAGCCACAGTTGGACATCTTTAGCAGAAATTTTTGTCGTCAGGAaagctttttctaattttctagtGCAAAGTTCACCATTCCTGAAGCCACAACCGGAATCTAGTTCATAATATCGGAATATATCAAGAGCTTAAtgagagaaaatgcaaaaagttaaATGCTGAAAAAAACTCTGCATAATCTCCAGGAACCTGATAATGGGATGCCGGTTATCCTTGCTGGAATTTTGTTAGGGATGCCTGCTCTTGTTACTGATTGATCTACCTTGCACGCCTTTTGGTTCAATCGTGAGTTTGAGTTTAAAAGATGGCTTTAAGGATGTTGCTTTTTGAATGGTAGAAAGGTGAAGCCCACTTTTGGTTCTGATAGGGAATGTCACGGGCGCTGAAGTTTCACCGGATGACAACATAATGTGGAGATTCTCCAGGTATGGCTAGAGAATGTCACGGGTCTCGAAAGGCCGtgagaatattttttcttgtcaaataaTGCGTAGGAGAAATATCTAATTAGGTTGTCCAGTTGTGTACTGATTCTTTAGGCTGCGGGGTAGATGCTCTGGTTGAGCCACTTTTCTAGTTAACGATTGAAAAGGATCAAAAGAAGGATTCTGTGTGCATAATAGATCATACTGAGACAAAACAAAACGGTGCGGTGCCTTGTAAGTCATCGTCTAGCGCAATTTATCGCATCGTTAGTAGGTTTTAGGTTGTTTTGCTCAAGTCAAGCAGCGATTGGAGAATCTAGGTGGGATGATGAGATGACCCCTGGCCTTAAGAACTTGTAGTTGCCTGTGATTGGCCAAGAACCTCGATGTCATCGACACTTTCAACGGTTCGATCAATACATTCTTTTAGGTGTTACTAATCCTTAAAGCCGTAGTGTTTCTCATTACTTCACTCTCGCAAATACTCGATAATTACTACAATGCTGGGAAAATTGCGGTCACAGGAATCATCCGGTAACTGAAAAAGAGAACTAGTTcggttttttctcttttttcctcctatGGATTCATTGGCAGTGATGCAAGGTGGTGAGCAATTATGTGGGTGTGGTgagaagcagaagcagcagcaTGAGAATTTGGACGCTCTGATCGCTGGTCTGAGCTCCAGGATGAAGTGAGCAGAGCCGAGAGGCAAGAAAGTGGACAGAGATTGGAAGATAAGACTGTGTTGGAGATAGCAGACACGAATTCATCCTGTTGTGTGGCTCCTCTTGCGGTGCCAGACATAAATGCCTTGAATGAGCTTCTTGTGCTTAATTTTTTGGACAGGAGGCAGCATGGGGCCCGTTTCTTTTTCGTTTGATCAGGAACACTCCATGCCCCCACAGCACCGACAAACAGGTCTATTGTACATAGATGCACATGCCTTGTCTTTCTCCCCTCCTTGAGGTGTCAAGTGCTCCTCCATTTCGTCCTCAGCAACTCGGTTCGAAGTTGTTTTGTGAAGTGTCTGCATCAGTGGTGTTCAGAAGGGGCGTAGAGATATATTTATTAGTAATGGCAGTTTtttcccgaccaaaaaaaaaaaaaaaaaaggaggtgtGGAGATATGAATGCATCCACGTCTGAGTCGTGTTGGAggtccaaaaaaattgtttcaactctaaaaaaaaattgttgatggTCATCTCTATTGAGGTTGAAACACGTCTGAGAAGTACTTATCAATGGAAGATCTTCAAATCTGTTCTAACCATAACCTTAACTCTTCTTCTTTACCTTTTATCGTTTTTGCCGACAATTTTGACGGACTTGCCCTTGAAAATCATCTAGAATTCACATCTTTGAAATTGGTGACCAGTTTACTAAGGAGAAAAGtatccaaaaagataaaaatatttttgcattggcgccaattcagttctaaacattttgtatttatgtcaatagagtccatccggtcaattttgatcgaaaattactaACGTGAACACTGATCAGCCATCGTGCCACGCTGATGTGAATTATGCATCCACACTCTTCCACCAATGGcacctgcttcttcttcttcttcttcctaagGGAAGTAGCTTTCACCTAACCCATGAATTTCTTGTACGTTCCTTTGACCCTTCTCACCAacaaaaccctttttttaataTGGTGGCATTATAATCACAGGTTCATTTCCTTTTGTCCTCTTTCGGATTGTAATCTCATGTGAAACGGCCATTTCGATGGGAAATGGGGGGAAAAACATTGTCATGAATCATGATTAAGGCCAAGTTGGTGGAGCAATTATTGGGAGGAAGCTTCTGCAAGTTGTCCGAATATGCCTATCTTGTCATAACAAATTGGCCAGGCCAATTTGGCCTTATCCGGATTGGGATGACGTCATTAGCTAGCTAATTAAGTACGCATAATTTATCTCTTGAACATAGTAGTAATAACAAAATTTTCATATTATGGCATGTCGTTGAATAGTATCCACGTAGGCTGTTGACTACTGGAACGCGAGTATTATACGGGTTGATTTGACTGACCGAACAGGAATTCTACAAAGTGAGGGTCGTACCTTGAAGAATCCAAAAGGGCTCGTCTCATGTGCTATTTGTCTTTTCTAAGTGAGAAC from Rhodamnia argentea isolate NSW1041297 chromosome 2, ASM2092103v1, whole genome shotgun sequence encodes the following:
- the LOC115751381 gene encoding uncharacterized protein LOC115751381, producing the protein MSATIVSDPLVISTPEAQPSAILGGTAQIDVESAICDCCGLTEECTPAYIERIRERYHGKWICGLCAEAIKDEIVRTERLVSTEEAMTRHMNFCKKFKSSEPPPDPTVHLISAMRHLLRRSLESRSPPSSPMRKETRMPRTPLTRSESCFSTLTG